From the genome of Synergistetes bacterium HGW-Synergistetes-1, one region includes:
- a CDS encoding sensor domain-containing diguanylate cyclase, with the protein MFSIFVSIFIINIYHILPNMGCCAVRFLNRSSIKRNIMTIYITTTLVTFAIVYYVLFSNWISTADGILSTIAKDMNQTIYGEFEGFVKLPQYLNEVTENQIRNGVLDFDDETIRDKFFVGLLSAHGSTPIYSISIGTEKGEYYGARRNKDNNVEIMKNNTDTGGKSRYYKVREDMTAGELVVETGRFDPRTRPWYKAAKESGKTSFSPLYKHFVLDDLTVSVGTPVYDKEGSLIGVLGTHITLSRMDQYLNDIVKRNGASAVIVDKNTGELVANSLQIPNFKVDADGSLKMTGINEINNSSIIRGYENYLANNDEDHVVVNGESSHINISEFKTTGVDMLLITSIPDAILTRDIYETIRLTIIFSTIIMLTLSFLYISYVGNLLKPLESLNLSAKKLNDGNFDERAKIFREDEIGKLAATFNMLAATIGSHVEDLETKVKDRTEDLEATNTVLQENREQLKLILDSTAEGIYGMDTEGLCTFCNESALRMLGYSSQEELLGKNMHFQIHHTRRDGTPFPLSECKIMESFKNGRGVYVDDEIFWRKDGTFFDVRYSSYPQYRDGKMVGSVITFMDNTERKKNEEHIKYLTYHDPLTNINNRLFFEEQIPVLDTEDNLPISVIFGDLNGLKLTNDIFGHAAGDRLLTEAAAAFKKASGNEGLAARIGGDEFALIMPNTDADRAKDVIEEIRKSFSNENSNDIIGSVSLGASTKTSAEESMHEMIEIAENLMYKDKTINRNKNNKNMIRKIINNLHNRSPREKRHSENVSVLCEKIAEEMGLSKALIKRLGENGYFHDIGKIVLEDDILNKHRDLTEEEYRKMQQHSVVGYRILNLFDDTIDLAEGVLSHHEHLDGTGYPKGIKGEEIPLSSRIIAVAEAYDAMTNDNYDRRKTNDEAVEEIIRLSGVRFDKDAVEAFIKISKKQDQETKTDQ; encoded by the coding sequence ATGTTTTCAATATTTGTCAGTATTTTCATAATTAATATTTATCATATATTACCGAACATGGGGTGTTGTGCTGTGAGATTCCTGAATCGTAGTTCGATCAAGAGAAATATTATGACAATATACATTACGACGACACTGGTAACTTTTGCCATCGTATACTATGTCCTTTTCTCTAACTGGATCAGCACAGCAGACGGCATCCTTTCAACTATAGCAAAAGATATGAACCAAACTATATATGGGGAGTTCGAAGGATTCGTAAAACTTCCACAATACTTAAACGAAGTTACAGAAAATCAGATCCGAAATGGTGTGTTGGATTTCGACGATGAAACGATCCGTGACAAATTTTTTGTCGGACTTCTAAGTGCACACGGCAGCACTCCCATTTACAGCATAAGCATCGGCACAGAGAAGGGTGAATATTACGGTGCTCGAAGAAACAAAGACAACAATGTCGAAATCATGAAAAACAACACCGATACCGGAGGAAAGTCCAGATACTACAAAGTCAGGGAGGATATGACGGCAGGGGAGCTTGTTGTTGAAACAGGGCGCTTCGATCCCCGCACGAGACCCTGGTATAAGGCCGCAAAGGAAAGCGGCAAGACATCCTTTTCTCCTCTCTACAAGCATTTTGTATTGGATGACCTAACTGTATCTGTCGGTACACCCGTATATGACAAAGAAGGCTCGCTTATTGGCGTTCTTGGCACACATATAACGCTTTCAAGGATGGACCAATATCTGAACGACATAGTTAAGCGAAACGGAGCATCTGCGGTCATAGTAGACAAAAATACAGGAGAACTCGTCGCAAATTCTCTGCAAATTCCCAATTTTAAAGTTGATGCCGACGGCTCGTTAAAAATGACCGGTATAAATGAAATCAATAACAGCAGCATTATACGGGGCTATGAAAATTACCTGGCAAACAATGATGAAGATCATGTAGTCGTAAATGGAGAAAGCAGCCATATAAACATCTCTGAATTCAAAACGACCGGCGTAGACATGCTCCTGATAACATCCATTCCTGATGCAATACTTACCCGGGACATTTATGAGACTATCAGATTGACTATCATTTTCTCAACAATAATTATGCTGACCTTATCGTTCCTTTACATCAGCTATGTGGGTAACCTCCTTAAACCTCTGGAGAGCCTCAATCTCAGTGCGAAAAAATTAAATGACGGTAATTTTGACGAGAGAGCAAAAATATTCAGGGAAGACGAGATCGGAAAGCTTGCGGCGACTTTCAATATGCTGGCAGCTACGATCGGCAGCCATGTAGAAGACCTCGAAACAAAAGTAAAAGATAGGACTGAAGACCTCGAAGCGACCAATACTGTCCTCCAGGAAAACAGGGAACAGCTTAAACTGATACTTGACTCCACTGCCGAAGGTATTTATGGAATGGATACTGAGGGACTATGCACCTTCTGCAACGAAAGTGCTCTCCGGATGCTCGGCTACAGCAGCCAGGAAGAGCTGCTGGGCAAAAACATGCATTTCCAGATACACCACACAAGACGGGATGGGACACCCTTTCCCCTCAGTGAATGTAAAATTATGGAGTCTTTTAAAAACGGTAGGGGAGTTTATGTAGATGACGAGATTTTCTGGCGCAAGGACGGCACTTTTTTTGATGTCAGATACTCTTCATATCCTCAGTATAGGGATGGCAAAATGGTTGGATCTGTAATTACGTTCATGGACAACACAGAACGCAAAAAAAACGAAGAACACATAAAATATCTGACTTATCACGATCCACTTACTAATATAAACAACAGGCTTTTTTTTGAAGAGCAGATACCCGTTCTTGATACTGAAGATAACCTTCCGATATCCGTGATCTTCGGAGATCTCAACGGACTTAAACTGACGAATGACATCTTTGGACATGCAGCCGGAGACAGATTGCTGACAGAAGCAGCAGCTGCATTTAAGAAGGCCTCCGGAAACGAAGGCCTTGCAGCAAGGATCGGTGGCGACGAGTTCGCCCTTATTATGCCAAACACAGACGCTGACAGAGCAAAAGATGTAATTGAAGAGATCAGGAAGTCATTCTCAAACGAAAATTCAAACGATATTATCGGAAGCGTCTCCCTGGGAGCAAGCACAAAAACCTCCGCAGAAGAATCCATGCACGAAATGATCGAGATCGCAGAGAATCTTATGTATAAAGATAAGACGATCAACAGAAATAAGAACAACAAGAATATGATCCGAAAGATCATAAACAACCTCCACAACAGGAGCCCGAGGGAAAAGAGACATTCAGAGAACGTTTCGGTACTGTGTGAAAAGATAGCAGAGGAGATGGGCCTTTCAAAGGCTCTGATAAAAAGACTCGGTGAAAACGGTTATTTCCACGATATAGGAAAAATCGTCCTTGAAGATGATATCCTTAACAAGCACAGGGACCTCACAGAGGAAGAGTACAGAAAAATGCAGCAGCATTCTGTAGTTGGATATCGCATACTTAATCTTTTTGACGATACTATTGACCTGGCGGAAGGCGTCCTGAGCCACCATGAGCACTTGGACGGGACTGGTTATCCTAAAGGGATAAAAGGGGAGGAGATCCCTCTTTCAAGCCGGATAATCGCTGTTGCAGAAGCATACGATGCAATGACGAATGATAATTATGACAGGCGTAAAACAAATGACGAAGCTGTAGAGGAGATAATAAGACTCTCGGGAGTAAGGTTCGATAAAGATGCAGTCGAAGCATTTATTAAAATTTCTAAAAAACAAGATCAGGAGACGAAAACTGATCAATAA